A genomic segment from Nymphalis io chromosome 7, ilAglIoxx1.1, whole genome shotgun sequence encodes:
- the LOC126769774 gene encoding uncharacterized protein LOC126769774: MSESKARIEMAPNVPEHAGETTYESFRVGVRIPPFYAEKPALWFSQMEAQFALSNIKTDETKFYCVTGNLDPQYACEVEDIITYPPNTNKYERLKSELIKRLSASKEKKLKQLLMHEELGDRKPSQFYRHLTNLAGPGVPEDFLRTIWASRLPHNMQAIIASQSKSTMDDLAELADRISDVVGPQMASTSAVTSNSSENTEIAALAKQVASLTEKIERMSRERGRSRYRNRSRHRSSSTRSKSSSHCWYHQHFGERAKKCIPPCDYRASGNAKGDQ; this comes from the coding sequence ATGAGCGAGTCTAAAGCACGCATCGAAATGGCACCGAACGTTCCGGAACATGCGGGTGAGACCACGTATGAATCATTTCGGGTTGGTGTAAGAATCCCACCATTTTACGCCGAGAAACCAGCTCTTTGGTTCTCCCAGATGGAAGCACAGTTTGCtctgtcaaatataaaaactgacgAGACCAAGTTTTATTGTGTAACGGGGAATTTGGACCCTCAATATGCTTGCGAGGTGGAGGACATAATCACCTACCCCccaaatactaataaatatgaaaggctAAAAAGCGAGTTGATAAAAAGATTATCTGCTTCCAAGGAGAAGAAATTAAAGCAGCTCCTCATGCACGAGGAATTAGGAGACAGAAAACCTTCACAGTTCTACAGGCATCTTACGAACTTAGCTGGACCTGGAGTACCAGAAGACTTCCTGCGCACTATATGGGCAAGTCGACTCCCTCATAATATGCAAGCAATTATTGCTTCGCAATCGAAAAGCACGATGGACGATCTGGCGGAATTAGCTGACCGAATTAGCGACGTGGTCGGACCTCAAATGGCGTCAACATCAGCCGTCACGAGTAATAGCAGTGAAAATACCGAAATTGCAGCCCTGGCTAAACAAGTCGCTAGTTTAACCGAAAAAATAGAAAGGATGTCGAGAGAGCGCGGACGGTCTAGATACCGGAACCGCAGTCGCCATCGCTCGAGTTCTACGCGATCAAAATCTTCATCACACTGCTGGTACCATCAACATTTCGGCGAACGTGCTAAAAAGTGTATACCGCCATGTGACTACCGAGCGTCGGGAAACGCAAAGGGCGATCAGTAA